The genomic stretch TCCTGCTGACGGAGGGCGCCCGCGGTGAGGGCGGCATCCTCCGCAACAAGGACGGCGAGCGCTTCATGGAGAAGTACGCGCCCGTCATGAAGGACCTGGCCTCGCGTGACGTCGTCTCGCGCTCCATCTACACGGAGATCCGCGAGGGCCGCGGCTGCGGTCCCGAGGGCGACCACGTCTACCTGGACCTGACCCACCTGCCGCCGGAGCAGCTGGACGCCAAGCTGCCGGACATCACCGAGTTCGCGCGGACCTACCTCGGCATCGAGCCCTACACGGACCCGATCCCGATCCAGCCGACCGCGCACTACGCGATGGGCGGCATCCCGACCAACGTCGAGGGCGAGGTGCTGGCCGACAACACCACCGTCGTGCCGGGCCTGTACGCCGCCGGCGAGGTCGCCTGCGTGTCCGTGCACGGCGCCAACCGCCTGGGCACCAACTCGCTGCTGGACATCAACGTCTTCGGCCGCCGGGCCGGCATCGCGGCGGCGGAGTACGCGGCCACCGCCGACTTCGTCGAGCTGCCGGAGGACCCGGCGAAGATGGTCCAGGAGCAGGTCGAGCGGCTGCGCTCCGCCACGGGCAACGAGCGGGTCACCGAGATCCGCAAGGAGCTCCAGGAGACCATGGACGCCAACGTGATGGTGTTCCGCACCGAGCAGACGATCAAGACCGCGGTCGAGAAGATCGGCGAGCTGCGCGAGCGCTACCTGAACGTGTCCATCCAGGACAAGGGCAAGCGGTTCAACACCGACCTGCTGGAGGCCGTCGAGCTGGGCAACCTGCTCGACCTGGCCGAGGTCATGGCCGTGTCCGCGCTGGCCCGCAAGGAGTCCCGCGGCGGTCACTACCGCGAGGACTACCCCAACCGCGACGACGTCAACTTCATGCGGCACACCATGGCGTACCGCGAGGTGGCGGCAGACGGCTCGGAGTCGATCCGCCTCGACTACAAGCCGGTCGTCCAGACCCGCTACCAGCCGATGGAGCGTAAGTACTGATGAGCACCTCCACCCTCGAAAAGCACTCCAAGGCCCTGGACGCGGCCGAGGACGGCGCCTCGCACACCATCACGATCACGCTGCGGATCCGCCGGTTCAACCCGGAGGTCTCCGAGGACGCCACCTGGCAGGACTTCCAGCTGGAGATGGACCCGAAGGAGCGCGTCCTGGACGCCCTCCACAAGGTCAAGTGGGAGCAGGACGGCACGCTGACCTTCCGGCGTTCCTGCGCACACGGCATCTGCGGCTCGGACGCCATGCGGATCAACGGCAAGAACCGCCTGGCGTGCAAGACGCTGCTGAAGGACATCAACCCGGAGAAGCCCATCACGGTCGAGGCCATCAAGGGCCTGACGGTCCTCAAGGACCTCGTGGTGGACATGGAGCCGTTCTTCCAGGCGTACCGGGACGTGATGCCGTTCCTGATCACCACCGGCAACGAGCCGACGCGCGAGCGCCTGCAGTCCGCCGAGGACCGCGAGCGCTTCGACGACACCACCAAGTGCATCCTGTGCGCCGCGTGCACGTCCTCGTGCCCGGTGTTCTGGAACGACGGCCAGTACTTCGGCCCGGCGGCGATCGTCAACGCGCACCGCTTCATCTTCGACAGCCGTGACGAGGGCGGCGAGCAGCGGCTCGAAATCCTCAACGACAAGGACGGCGTCTGGCGCTGCCGTACGACCTTCAACTGCACGGACGCCTGCCCGCGCGGCATCGAGGTCACCAAGGCGATCCAGGAGGTCAAGCGCGCGCTGATCACGCGTCGCTTCTGATCCCGGGCTCAGTCCCCGGAAGGCGCAGTCCCTAGAACCTGGTTCCGGTCAGTGACCCGAACCTGGTCTGGAAGCCGCGAAGGGCTCCGCTCCCGTACGTACGGAGGCGGAGCCCTTCGGCGTGTCCGGCCCCGGCCCGGCCGGACGCCCCCGCCACCCGTTCCGGCGCGGCCTCGGCGAGCGGCGCCGCGGGATACACCAGGACCGGCGGCAGCTCCGTATCCACGAAGGAGACCGGATGGGAGCAGAAGTACGACGGCACGAGCAGCAGGCCGCGCCCCTCCAGGTGCAGGTCCCCGTCGCGCGGATAGCCGACCTCCAGGACGGGCCGCCGCCAGCGCATCTCCGGCCCGAAGGTCCGCAGCATGGCCTCGGTGCCGTCCTGGCGCAGCGCGTGCAGCCGCAGCGTGCGGTCGGCCTCGACGCGCTGCCCGACCAGCGGCCAGGCGGGGCCGAGGGCGGTGTGGTGGTAAGTGCGCAGACTGCGGGCGAGGGTGCGCAGCGCGGCGGGTTCGCCGTCCGCGAGGGAGCGCATCCAGGAGGTCGGGGCGGCGTGCTGGCCGTGCCCCGGCCGGTGCGCCTGCCCGGCCAGCATCCCGATGTCGGTGCGCAGCCGGCGCCGGGGCGTCGTCATCACCGCTTCGAGGCCCGGCTCCACACCGGCCGAACCGGCCGCCGGTGTGAGGAAGTCCGGGAAGTAACCGCGCGGCGGTACGAGCGGCAGGAGCAGCCGCAGGGGCCCGGGCCCGTGCCGCGCGGCGTGCTGCCGCCAGGCGGCCAGGGCCGGTTCGGTCCGGCTCTCGCGCAGGCGGTGCAGGCTCAGCACGGTCTCCCACAGGGGGTCGGCCCCCTCGGCGATCCGCGTACGGTTCAGATCCTCCGGCGTGAAGTGCACACGTAACACAACAATCCCCCGATGCTGTGGCCGTCCCACCGTTCCCCCGAACGGCGGTGCACCCGAGGATCCGACCCGCGGGCCGCTTTCGCAAGCCGTACACGCCGCAGAGCCCGATTCCGTTCAATGAGAAATGAATGAGAGGACATTCGCGCAGGTCAGCGCGGCGCAGCCGGGCCGTCCCGGCGGGACCGCATCACGCCGAGCGCAACGCCATCGCCGCCAACGCCCGGTCCTGGTCCCGCCGTTGCCGCATGACGTGCGCGTACGTCGCCAACGCCTC from Streptomyces albofaciens JCM 4342 encodes the following:
- the sdhA gene encoding succinate dehydrogenase flavoprotein subunit, producing the protein MKIHKYDTVIVGAGGAGMRAAIEATKRSRTAVLTKLYPTRSHTGAAQGGMAAALANVEEDNWEWHTFDTIKGGDYLVDQDAAEILAKEAIDSVLDLERMGLPFNRTPDGTIDQRRFGGHSRNHGEAPVRRSCYASDRTGHMILQTLYQNCVKEGVEFFNEFYVLDLLLNEVDGVKKSAGVVAYELATGEIHVFQAKAVIFASGGTGKFFKVTSNAHTLTGDGQAAAYRRGLPLEDMEFFQFHPTGIWRMGILLTEGARGEGGILRNKDGERFMEKYAPVMKDLASRDVVSRSIYTEIREGRGCGPEGDHVYLDLTHLPPEQLDAKLPDITEFARTYLGIEPYTDPIPIQPTAHYAMGGIPTNVEGEVLADNTTVVPGLYAAGEVACVSVHGANRLGTNSLLDINVFGRRAGIAAAEYAATADFVELPEDPAKMVQEQVERLRSATGNERVTEIRKELQETMDANVMVFRTEQTIKTAVEKIGELRERYLNVSIQDKGKRFNTDLLEAVELGNLLDLAEVMAVSALARKESRGGHYREDYPNRDDVNFMRHTMAYREVAADGSESIRLDYKPVVQTRYQPMERKY
- a CDS encoding succinate dehydrogenase iron-sulfur subunit, yielding MSTSTLEKHSKALDAAEDGASHTITITLRIRRFNPEVSEDATWQDFQLEMDPKERVLDALHKVKWEQDGTLTFRRSCAHGICGSDAMRINGKNRLACKTLLKDINPEKPITVEAIKGLTVLKDLVVDMEPFFQAYRDVMPFLITTGNEPTRERLQSAEDRERFDDTTKCILCAACTSSCPVFWNDGQYFGPAAIVNAHRFIFDSRDEGGEQRLEILNDKDGVWRCRTTFNCTDACPRGIEVTKAIQEVKRALITRRF